The following are from one region of the Longimicrobiaceae bacterium genome:
- a CDS encoding ABC transporter ATP-binding protein, whose amino-acid sequence MIRLEEVTKEYAVGLTRFTGQRVRALDGVSLHVEPGTALGVVGPNGAGKSTLIRLLLGYIRPTRGTVAIHGVTPRRYAEMRGVGYVSDTVAIPRRWTVRSALQAYAALGRVPDARARVAAEMERLRISDLADRQIAALSKGNLQRVALAQALLGDRELLVLDEPTDGLDAEAVARFRDTVAEWRAGSPGRVLLIASHDLEEVERIADEVVVLEGGRVRERIGLPATAARPAALPAYRLEIEGGKGVKAAVLAQFPGAAEAEGPPFAFRVEARSLAELNAGVGRLMSRGLVVRALVPERVSLRGLFRRPAPPPADPSPEERR is encoded by the coding sequence ATGATCCGCCTGGAAGAGGTGACCAAGGAATACGCCGTGGGGCTCACCCGCTTCACGGGCCAGCGCGTGCGCGCGCTGGACGGGGTGTCGCTGCACGTGGAGCCCGGCACCGCGCTGGGCGTCGTGGGCCCCAACGGCGCGGGCAAGAGCACGCTCATCCGCCTGCTGCTCGGCTACATCCGCCCCACGCGCGGCACGGTTGCCATCCACGGGGTGACGCCGCGGCGGTACGCGGAGATGCGCGGCGTGGGCTACGTGAGCGACACCGTAGCCATCCCGCGGCGCTGGACCGTGCGAAGCGCGCTCCAGGCGTACGCCGCCCTCGGCCGCGTGCCGGATGCCCGGGCCCGCGTGGCCGCGGAGATGGAGCGGCTGCGCATCTCCGACCTGGCGGACAGGCAGATCGCGGCGCTCTCCAAGGGCAACCTCCAGCGCGTCGCCCTGGCGCAGGCGCTGCTGGGCGACCGCGAGCTGCTGGTGCTGGACGAGCCCACCGACGGGCTCGACGCCGAGGCCGTGGCGCGGTTCCGCGACACCGTGGCCGAATGGCGCGCTGGCTCCCCCGGCCGTGTGCTGCTCATCGCCTCGCACGACCTGGAAGAGGTGGAGCGCATCGCCGACGAGGTGGTGGTGCTGGAGGGCGGCCGCGTGCGTGAGCGGATCGGCCTGCCCGCCACGGCTGCGCGGCCCGCCGCGCTCCCGGCGTACCGGCTGGAGATCGAGGGCGGCAAGGGTGTGAAGGCCGCCGTCCTCGCGCAGTTCCCGGGCGCGGCGGAGGCGGAGGGCCCGCCCTTCGCCTTCCGCGTGGAGGCTCGCTCCCTCGCGGAGCTGAACGCCGGTGTGGGACGGTTGATGTCGCGCGGCCTCGTCGTCCGCGCGCTCGTGCCCGAGCGCGTCTCGCTACGCGGCCTCTTCCGCCGCCCCGCGCCTCCGCCGGCCGATCCTTCGCCGGAGGAGCGGCGATGA
- a CDS encoding phosphatase PAP2 family protein, producing the protein MNPPHPSSPPPARGPAPRRSTLHAVLSVIGRNVGSFHAALGTYLVLALAAIFAATAAFAFMADEVMEGGTQKFDESVLLWMNAHASRTLTGLALEVTSLGSGAVVIMTLLVSSAFLWVSRHRYSVLLLWVAVVGQEVLNLALKTRFDRPRPRLFPWRTPMTSGQSFPSGHAMTSMVVYLTLAYLIARLEPGVGLRRATFAVAGVLIVLIGLSRMYLGVHYPSDVVAGYAAGFAWATFCALGIEAVQHFRAKKPEVEEHEKDLRTAAPPVSDGA; encoded by the coding sequence ATGAATCCGCCCCATCCCTCGTCTCCGCCGCCGGCGCGCGGACCCGCGCCGCGACGCAGCACGCTGCACGCGGTGCTCTCCGTGATCGGGCGCAACGTGGGCAGCTTCCACGCGGCGCTCGGCACGTACCTCGTGCTGGCGCTGGCGGCCATATTCGCCGCCACGGCCGCGTTCGCCTTCATGGCCGACGAGGTGATGGAGGGCGGGACGCAGAAGTTCGACGAGTCCGTGCTGCTGTGGATGAACGCGCACGCCTCGCGCACGCTCACCGGGCTGGCGCTGGAGGTGACGTCGCTCGGCTCCGGCGCGGTGGTGATCATGACGCTGCTGGTGTCCAGCGCCTTCCTGTGGGTTTCTCGGCACCGGTACTCGGTGTTGCTGCTGTGGGTGGCGGTGGTGGGGCAGGAGGTGCTGAACCTGGCGCTGAAGACCCGGTTCGACCGGCCTCGCCCGCGCCTCTTCCCGTGGCGCACGCCCATGACGTCCGGCCAGTCGTTCCCGTCCGGCCACGCGATGACGTCGATGGTCGTCTATCTCACGCTCGCGTACCTGATCGCGCGGCTGGAGCCCGGCGTGGGGCTGCGGCGCGCCACGTTCGCGGTGGCCGGCGTGCTCATCGTGCTCATCGGCCTGTCTCGGATGTACCTGGGCGTGCACTACCCGTCGGACGTGGTGGCGGGCTACGCCGCCGGCTTCGCGTGGGCCACCTTCTGCGCGCTCGGCATCGAGGCCGTCCAGCATTTCCGCGCGAAGAAGCCGGAGGTGGAGGAGCACGAGAAGGATCTCCGCACCGCCGCGCCTCCCGTCAGCGACGGCGCCTGA
- a CDS encoding alpha/beta hydrolase produces the protein MNPILNHSRVTAAGAQPSQWMLVLHGIYGAGRNWGTIARRLVDARPEWGVLLVDLRLHGGSKGFGGPHTLAASAADVDLLVDELGFHAAAVMGHSFGGKVALMYAQHHAGGLKQVWVMDSTPAVREPSGSAWEMIEAVRSLPPEFATRTEGVEALIAQGYPEGLAQWMTMNLEPHEGRYRWRLDFGAMEEMLRDFFRTDLFGVVESPPPGVELHFVKATESHTLDDEAAARVEAAGRANGRVHLHFVEGGHWLNTDNPEAVLKLLVENLP, from the coding sequence ATGAACCCGATCCTGAACCATTCGCGCGTGACCGCGGCCGGCGCGCAGCCTTCGCAGTGGATGCTGGTGCTGCACGGCATCTACGGCGCCGGGCGCAACTGGGGCACCATCGCGCGGCGGCTGGTGGACGCCCGGCCGGAGTGGGGCGTGCTGCTGGTGGACCTGCGGCTGCACGGCGGCAGCAAGGGCTTCGGCGGGCCGCACACGCTGGCCGCCAGCGCCGCCGACGTGGACCTGCTCGTGGACGAGCTGGGCTTCCACGCCGCGGCGGTGATGGGCCACTCGTTCGGCGGCAAGGTGGCGCTCATGTACGCGCAGCACCACGCCGGCGGCCTCAAGCAGGTGTGGGTGATGGACAGCACGCCCGCCGTGCGCGAGCCGTCCGGCAGCGCGTGGGAGATGATCGAGGCCGTGCGCTCGCTCCCGCCGGAGTTCGCCACCCGCACCGAGGGCGTGGAGGCGCTGATCGCGCAGGGCTACCCCGAGGGCCTGGCGCAGTGGATGACCATGAACCTGGAGCCGCACGAGGGCCGCTACCGCTGGCGGCTGGACTTCGGGGCGATGGAGGAGATGCTGCGCGACTTCTTCCGCACCGACCTGTTCGGCGTGGTGGAGTCGCCGCCGCCTGGCGTGGAGCTGCACTTCGTGAAGGCCACCGAGTCGCACACGCTGGACGACGAGGCTGCCGCGCGCGTGGAAGCCGCGGGCCGCGCCAATGGCCGCGTGCACCTGCACTTCGTGGAAGGCGGCCACTGGCTCAACACCGACA